The genomic DNA TTGCTCGCACGCGAACCTTGTCTAACAGGTGACGAACGTGTACCGATTTCTGGTGCAATTGCAGTTCCAGCACGCCGGCGGCGAGGGGCCGCGGTGGATCGAGCGTCAGCGTCAACTGATGCGGTTGGCCAAGTCCACCTGCGATCGCCCAGCCCTTTTTCGTGTCCTGTTTGTCCAGAATCGTTGTCGCTGCAGGAAAGCCCGACTGTTCATAATCAGCCAACGCGTTTTGGAACCGCAGTTGGACCGCTCCGCCGAGAGCGATCGATTGGTTGGGGCTGGGGATGGCGTCGGGCGTTTGTTCCCACACGACTTTGCGTCGCGCATCCAGCAGGCTCACCTTGTAACCCTTCAACCGCTGTTCGATCGAAGCACCTCCGTCGGTTCGGTTCCAGATCACGACTTCGTCGATCGGATGCGATTGCTTCAGGTCGATCTCAAACCATGGGTTGGCTTCGGCGTTGGTGTGCGTGACCGAATTCTTGTAGAAATCCCCTTCGGTGTTGCCGTCGATGGCTCGCGCCGCCGGTGCGTTATATCCGGTGGAACTCTGCGAAGCGGCGCTGGCAAGAGCGATGTTCTTCGAATCGCTGAACGCCTGCACTTCGGCCAGATGGATCATCTTTCCTTTGCCCGCCAGTTCGATCCTCACGAATCGGGCATCGACAGGTTGTGGTTCGGTGGGCGTCCAGGAAGCGGTCGCTTGTGTGAGGACAAAGTTGGCGCTCTGTTCGGGAGAGATCTCCAACTGCAATCCCGCCACCTGTTCCCCGGCGGTTTCAAATCGCAGCGTGTAGAGATCGTGGTCGCTCTTGTCGCCGCTGGCCTCGATCCATCCCTCGGCGTCGGTCGTCAATTGACGATGCTGAGCGGTAGCGGCGGCCGGAATCAGTGGCTTCCAAGTTGGCGGCGTCTTGATTTCGGCGAGCCACTTCGCTTGATCGGCTTCGATTTCGGGAGTCGTCTGCTGCAGTGTCGCTTTCAGGTCCGCGATCTGTTCGGCCCATTGCTGCTTCTGAGCTTTCTGTTCGTCGGTCCAGATCGGCAGCGTCGGCCGTTCGTCTTTGATGTCGGCGTCCAACGTGTTGTTGAAGATCGCAAAGAAGCGAAAGTACTCTTCGTGCGTGATCGGATCATATTTATGCGTGTGGCACTGGGCGCAGGCCATCGTCGTTCCCATCCAGACAGACATCGTCGTGTTAACGCGATCGACGACTGCCACGTTGCGGAACTCTTCGTCGTTGGTTCCCCCTTCGCTGTTGGTCATCGTGTTGCGATGGAAGGCGGTGGCGATCAATTGTTCGTCGGTTGGATTGTCCAACAGGTCGCCAGCGATCTGTTCGATCGTGAACTGATCAAACGGCTTGTTGGCGTTCAACGATCGGATCACGTAATCGCGATAGGCCCAGATCGTCCGCGGCGGATCGTCGGCGTATCCGGCGCTGTCGGCGTATCGGGCCAGATCCAACCAGACCCGCGCCCAACGTTCACCAAACGCGGGTTGTTCCAATAACGCATCGACATACGATTCGAAGGCATCGTCCCGCGTGTCTTCTACAAATGCTTGGACCTGTTCCCACTGGGGCGGCAGGCCGGTCAAGTCGATCGCCACGCGGCGGGCCAACGCGTATCGGTCGGCCGCGGGCGATGGCTGCAGTCCCTCGGCCTCCAACCTGGCCAGGACAAAATGATCGATCGGGTTGCGCGGCCAATCACCTTGTTTGACTTCGGGCAGCGGAGAACGGACCGGTGGTTCGTAGGACCAGTGCCGCGCGTAATGCGCTCCCTGTTGGATCCATCGGCGCATCCGATCGATCTCATCGGCGGTCAGTTGTTTGCCTTTGCCCGGGGGCGGCATCCGCAGGTCTTCGTCGTCGGTCGTCAATCGAGCTATCAGCTCGCTCGCCTCGGGATCGCCCGGCACGATCGCGGCGTAGCCTCCGAGATCGA from Rosistilla oblonga includes the following:
- a CDS encoding DUF1553 domain-containing protein, with the translated sequence MKRQASSLRLAVFAITLLSVNNIRAQQVDFNREIRSLLSNNCVMCHGPDEAARSTELRFDTEAGSQIDLGGYAAIVPGDPEASELIARLTTDDEDLRMPPPGKGKQLTADEIDRMRRWIQQGAHYARHWSYEPPVRSPLPEVKQGDWPRNPIDHFVLARLEAEGLQPSPAADRYALARRVAIDLTGLPPQWEQVQAFVEDTRDDAFESYVDALLEQPAFGERWARVWLDLARYADSAGYADDPPRTIWAYRDYVIRSLNANKPFDQFTIEQIAGDLLDNPTDEQLIATAFHRNTMTNSEGGTNDEEFRNVAVVDRVNTTMSVWMGTTMACAQCHTHKYDPITHEEYFRFFAIFNNTLDADIKDERPTLPIWTDEQKAQKQQWAEQIADLKATLQQTTPEIEADQAKWLAEIKTPPTWKPLIPAAATAQHRQLTTDAEGWIEASGDKSDHDLYTLRFETAGEQVAGLQLEISPEQSANFVLTQATASWTPTEPQPVDARFVRIELAGKGKMIHLAEVQAFSDSKNIALASAASQSSTGYNAPAARAIDGNTEGDFYKNSVTHTNAEANPWFEIDLKQSHPIDEVVIWNRTDGGASIEQRLKGYKVSLLDARRKVVWEQTPDAIPSPNQSIALGGAVQLRFQNALADYEQSGFPAATTILDKQDTKKGWAIAGGLGQPHQLTLTLDPPRPLAAGVLELQLHQKSVHVRHLLDKVRVRASDSANLTQWASLPNAIRSIVLQTEPLDEKQANQLAAYYRTIAPQLAPVRTQLAKLEKQLADIKPYTTVPIQEELPSEKQRSTYIHLRGDYQSAGADVDRGTPAAFHPLSADRPADRLSLAQWLVDDQNALTPRVIANRHWEEIFGIGIVESSEEFGSQGELPSHPQLLDWLAVELRDSGWDLKALLRLIVTSATYRQSSVTSPELQEKDPANRLLARGPRYRISAEMVRDQALQLSGLLSHKMFGPPAKPPQPNLGLNAAFGSATDWKTSPGDDKYRRGIYTMWRRSSPYPSMATFDAPNREVCTVRRGRTNTPLQALVTLNDPVYVEAAQALARRMLTADSSVRGRVEFGLRTCLLREPTEIEVDRLAALYQQALTEFQADPALAHQLAEEPLGELPDGMDVAEAAAMTVVGNVLLNLDELFLKR